The following are from one region of the Mycolicibacterium helvum genome:
- a CDS encoding 3-oxoacyl-ACP synthase III family protein, whose amino-acid sequence MSQPSVSLIDVASYLPGDPIPADYYAQFADSDELRDNLMFRAPKFRHHIAPEETATDMVERAAAGLIERHGEEVVAGADILITHTQMPDMPFYGGGGAIAHRLGMRPNWVLDLHNGGCAAFVLGLQVARQLLSSGAGHTALVAIAQNAAGQVFDQPTVRRKAQAAVPGDGAAVGLVTVSDQSPILDIETRTYGEFAGDMTIAFDPPRKWWQPGSAEGYIGFTESKITKVLARGNRQVPEVALAVCHRLGLKPRDVDLFVTNQPNRVFLRNWREALELPAERHVDTFDQCGNLFGAGIPINLDRAIGDGKVAAGDTVLMAAFAHAGDFAGAAAVRWGGRAA is encoded by the coding sequence ATGAGCCAACCCAGCGTCAGCCTGATCGACGTCGCGAGCTACCTGCCCGGCGATCCGATTCCCGCCGACTACTACGCGCAGTTCGCCGACTCCGACGAACTGCGCGACAACCTGATGTTTCGGGCGCCGAAGTTCCGCCATCACATCGCCCCCGAGGAAACCGCCACCGACATGGTCGAGCGGGCCGCCGCCGGGTTGATCGAGCGTCATGGCGAAGAGGTGGTGGCCGGCGCCGACATCCTGATCACCCACACCCAGATGCCGGACATGCCGTTCTACGGCGGTGGTGGAGCGATCGCGCATCGGCTTGGTATGCGGCCGAATTGGGTGCTGGATCTGCACAACGGCGGCTGCGCGGCGTTCGTGCTGGGACTGCAGGTGGCCCGGCAGTTACTGTCGTCGGGCGCGGGGCACACCGCGTTGGTGGCGATCGCACAGAACGCGGCCGGGCAGGTTTTCGACCAGCCGACCGTCCGGCGCAAGGCCCAGGCGGCGGTGCCCGGCGACGGCGCGGCTGTCGGCCTCGTCACGGTGTCGGATCAGTCGCCGATCCTCGATATCGAAACCCGCACCTATGGCGAATTCGCCGGTGACATGACGATCGCGTTCGATCCGCCGCGCAAATGGTGGCAGCCCGGGTCCGCCGAGGGGTACATCGGATTCACCGAATCGAAGATCACGAAGGTGCTGGCGCGGGGCAACCGGCAGGTGCCCGAAGTCGCACTGGCGGTGTGTCATCGACTCGGGCTGAAGCCGCGGGACGTCGACTTATTCGTCACCAACCAACCCAACCGGGTGTTCCTGCGCAACTGGCGCGAGGCACTGGAGTTGCCCGCCGAACGGCATGTCGACACATTCGATCAGTGCGGCAACCTGTTCGGTGCGGGCATTCCGATCAATCTTGACCGGGCGATCGGCGACGGGAAGGTTGCGGCCGGCGACACCGTCCTGATGGCGGCCTTCGCCCACGCCGGTGATTTCGCCGGGGCGGCTGCGGTGCGGTGGGGCGGCAGGGCCGCCTGA
- a CDS encoding anti-sigma factor family protein, giving the protein MKDPYDPYETWDASYVLGSLSSTERREYETHLSGCVPCRTAVGELSGMPALLAMLGPDDVAAIDTGRVEPPPLRPQLLDGVLFEVRRRRRRGRWITWTVAAAAAAVLAVGILVAVKPAPFGTSNPAPQASGMSVSMTPVAPSSFDATLQVTPMGWGTHIEMTCTYHEEIGADATDDGDKLAMYAVGRDGSRVQLATWMAREGESASPTGSTSMPMEKIAAVQVVKAATGDVLLQRSL; this is encoded by the coding sequence GTGAAGGATCCATACGATCCTTACGAGACCTGGGACGCTTCCTATGTACTGGGGTCCCTGTCGAGCACTGAGCGCCGAGAGTACGAAACGCACCTGAGCGGGTGCGTGCCCTGCCGGACGGCCGTCGGTGAGCTCAGCGGCATGCCCGCTCTGCTGGCCATGCTCGGCCCTGACGATGTGGCCGCGATCGACACCGGCAGGGTCGAGCCGCCGCCCCTGCGCCCGCAGCTGCTCGACGGTGTGCTCTTCGAGGTGCGGCGCCGCCGTCGCCGCGGGCGGTGGATCACCTGGACGGTGGCGGCCGCTGCGGCCGCGGTTCTGGCTGTCGGGATCCTTGTCGCGGTCAAGCCGGCGCCGTTCGGGACAAGCAACCCCGCACCGCAGGCGTCTGGCATGTCGGTCAGCATGACGCCGGTGGCGCCGTCCTCGTTCGATGCGACGCTGCAGGTGACGCCGATGGGGTGGGGTACCCACATCGAGATGACGTGCACCTATCACGAGGAGATCGGCGCCGACGCCACCGACGACGGCGACAAGCTGGCGATGTACGCGGTCGGCCGCGACGGTAGCCGCGTCCAGTTGGCGACGTGGATGGCCCGCGAGGGTGAGTCGGCTTCGCCGACCGGCAGCACGTCGATGCCGATGGAGAAGATCGCCGCTGTGCAGGTCGTCAAGGCTGCGACCGGGGACGTGCTGCTACAACGCAGCCTGTAG
- a CDS encoding SRPBCC family protein has protein sequence MLLPALDDIVVHTGSADPIDGVTRIETSPRETATPVIMEMMRSVYPHDQVFGQYCTVNDYIDCPPDELYAYLSDTRSLEEWTYSLRGFETTDEPGLWLAYDRLGSQTSIYTRTEANPQARTVDYHCAWDQGKHLWMVYLMRVIDAQVVLDKPGSVVLWTNCHHPFYDENPYPETAPPERPVWVGDFWDMFGAGHELELKNLKAIAEYRHRNGLPVTPEWMR, from the coding sequence ATGTTGCTGCCCGCGCTTGACGATATCGTCGTCCACACCGGATCCGCAGACCCCATTGACGGGGTCACCAGGATCGAGACCTCCCCGCGGGAGACGGCCACCCCGGTCATCATGGAGATGATGCGGTCGGTGTACCCGCACGATCAGGTCTTTGGCCAATACTGCACGGTCAACGACTACATCGACTGCCCGCCCGATGAACTCTACGCATACCTGTCCGACACCCGCTCGTTGGAGGAATGGACCTACAGCCTGCGCGGGTTCGAGACCACCGACGAACCGGGGCTGTGGCTGGCCTATGACCGATTGGGTTCGCAAACTTCGATATACACCCGCACCGAAGCCAATCCACAGGCGCGCACCGTCGATTACCACTGTGCGTGGGACCAGGGTAAGCACCTGTGGATGGTTTACCTGATGCGGGTGATCGACGCGCAGGTCGTGCTCGACAAGCCCGGTTCGGTGGTGCTCTGGACGAACTGCCATCACCCGTTCTACGACGAGAACCCCTACCCCGAAACCGCGCCACCGGAACGGCCGGTGTGGGTCGGCGACTTCTGGGACATGTTCGGTGCCGGGCACGAACTGGAGCTGAAGAACCTCAAGGCGATTGCCGAATACCGACATCGCAACGGACTGCCGGTGACCCCCGAGTGGATGAGATGA
- a CDS encoding pyridoxal phosphate-dependent aminotransferase produces MQPLTRIADDTVAALPDATDPLALSLNESPFSPLPAVRSALIAAIDSANRYPEFLPERLRRLIASRIGVAEDQVVLGPGATGVAMQVLHAMTEPGDRIAMATPTFDGYPIFAQMARLQPIMVPLDEYGHHDLDALAQAAAEAKVVVLCRPHNPTGTLESTLAVERFLAAVPSDTIVLLDEAYIEFVSPAFRLDGLSLVRRYPNVLVVRTFSKAYGLAGLRIGYGFGSAELTATLWRMQLPFGTDNTSLVAVAASYDAERQLQRRIRAIAAERRYLRMRLRAMGVYVTEGHANFVYLPPAGKPWREVFEPAGLRVRHYSDGGVRITVGDRWSTRAVLAAVAERR; encoded by the coding sequence ATGCAGCCCCTGACCCGGATCGCTGACGACACCGTCGCCGCGCTCCCCGATGCGACCGATCCACTGGCGTTGTCGCTCAACGAGAGTCCGTTCTCACCTCTGCCCGCGGTGCGGTCAGCCCTGATCGCCGCGATCGATTCCGCCAACCGCTATCCGGAGTTCCTGCCGGAGCGGCTACGGCGGCTGATCGCCTCCCGAATCGGCGTGGCCGAGGACCAGGTGGTGCTGGGCCCGGGCGCCACCGGGGTCGCGATGCAGGTGTTGCATGCCATGACCGAGCCGGGCGACCGGATCGCCATGGCCACCCCGACGTTCGACGGCTATCCGATCTTCGCGCAGATGGCCCGGCTGCAACCGATCATGGTTCCGCTGGACGAATACGGCCATCACGACCTGGATGCCCTGGCGCAGGCCGCCGCCGAGGCCAAAGTGGTGGTCTTGTGCCGGCCGCACAACCCGACCGGGACGCTGGAGTCGACGCTCGCGGTCGAGCGCTTCCTGGCCGCGGTGCCCAGCGACACCATCGTCCTGCTCGACGAGGCCTACATCGAGTTTGTCTCGCCCGCATTCCGGCTCGACGGCCTGTCGCTGGTCCGCCGGTATCCGAACGTGCTGGTAGTGCGGACCTTCTCCAAGGCCTACGGGCTGGCCGGCCTGCGCATCGGCTACGGCTTCGGGTCTGCCGAACTGACCGCCACGCTCTGGCGGATGCAGTTGCCGTTCGGCACGGACAACACCAGCCTGGTGGCCGTCGCGGCGTCCTACGACGCGGAACGCCAGCTGCAGCGCCGGATCCGGGCGATCGCCGCCGAGCGGCGTTACCTGCGGATGCGGCTGCGCGCGATGGGGGTGTACGTCACCGAGGGGCACGCCAACTTCGTGTACTTACCGCCGGCGGGCAAGCCCTGGCGGGAAGTGTTCGAGCCGGCCGGTCTGCGGGTTCGCCACTACAGCGACGGTGGGGTGCGCATCACCGTGGGGGACCGGTGGTCGACGCGCGCGGTGCTGGCCGCGGTCGCGGAGCGACGGTAG
- a CDS encoding thiamine pyrophosphate-binding protein, with translation MDGQQRVVDHIVDQLAAIGVDYMFGVDGANVEDLYDAAYFHDGVTAVLAKHEFSAATMADGYSRAGCGLGVVMATSGGGSLNIVPGLGESLASRVPVLALVGQPPTVMDGRGSFQDTSGRNGSLDAQALFSTVSVYCRRITSAEEVLTALPEAIAAAWRGGPAVLLLPKDVQQALVPVRSRLMSAPEPPTVGDPRLIARALRRARGPVTIIAGEQVARDDARVELERLRALLRARVATVPDAKDVSGSPGLGSSSSLGVTGVMGHPGIADAIRDSALCLLIGSRLNVTARTGLDDALSCVPVMSIGSAAPYLPCTHIHTDDLRTSLGQLAMMLSGGGQRPTGLRVPELIGHQELIPPRHDGDGIRYRDAISALDAVLPDDVDIVVDAGNTGAAAIHNLPVRRSGRFIVALGMGGMGYSFGAAIGMAFGRGRRVVVVAGDGSFFMHGMEMHTAWQYRLPITFVLFNNNAHAMCVTREKLYYRDMYSYNRFRASNLGAGLAAMFPGLRSVDVGEPGQLRTALGTALADDGPSVVSIECSADEIPPFAPFLAALRHATPTTEESTTHVAARA, from the coding sequence ATGGACGGACAACAGCGCGTGGTCGACCACATCGTCGACCAACTTGCGGCTATCGGCGTCGACTACATGTTCGGTGTCGACGGCGCCAATGTCGAGGATCTCTACGATGCCGCGTACTTTCATGACGGCGTGACCGCTGTCCTGGCGAAGCACGAGTTCTCCGCGGCGACAATGGCTGACGGCTACAGCCGGGCAGGGTGCGGGCTAGGCGTGGTCATGGCGACCTCCGGCGGTGGTTCGCTGAATATCGTTCCGGGACTGGGTGAATCGCTGGCCAGCCGGGTCCCGGTACTGGCGCTGGTCGGACAGCCACCCACTGTTATGGATGGTCGCGGCAGCTTTCAGGACACCAGTGGTCGTAACGGTTCGCTTGACGCTCAGGCGCTGTTCTCGACGGTGTCGGTGTACTGCCGACGCATCACATCCGCCGAAGAGGTCCTGACCGCGTTGCCCGAAGCGATCGCAGCCGCGTGGCGGGGCGGACCGGCAGTTCTGTTGCTGCCCAAAGATGTTCAGCAGGCATTGGTTCCGGTGCGCAGCCGGCTGATGTCTGCACCGGAGCCGCCGACGGTGGGTGATCCCAGGTTGATCGCCCGAGCGCTGCGCCGGGCTCGCGGACCCGTGACAATCATCGCCGGCGAGCAAGTGGCACGTGACGACGCCCGCGTCGAACTCGAGCGGTTGCGTGCCCTGTTGCGGGCCAGGGTGGCGACCGTGCCGGACGCGAAGGATGTCAGCGGCTCACCGGGACTGGGCTCGTCGTCATCGCTGGGTGTCACCGGCGTGATGGGCCACCCGGGCATCGCCGACGCGATTCGCGACAGCGCGCTGTGCCTGCTGATCGGATCCCGACTGAACGTCACCGCGCGCACCGGGCTGGATGATGCGCTGAGCTGCGTGCCGGTGATGTCGATTGGTTCCGCCGCGCCGTATCTGCCGTGCACCCACATTCATACCGACGACCTGCGGACGTCGCTGGGGCAGCTGGCGATGATGCTCTCGGGGGGTGGGCAGCGGCCCACCGGCCTGCGGGTTCCCGAGCTCATCGGACACCAGGAGCTGATCCCGCCGCGCCACGACGGTGACGGAATCCGTTACCGGGATGCGATTTCCGCACTCGACGCCGTTCTGCCCGACGATGTCGACATCGTCGTCGACGCGGGCAACACCGGCGCGGCCGCCATCCACAACCTTCCGGTACGCCGATCGGGACGGTTCATCGTTGCACTGGGCATGGGCGGCATGGGCTACAGCTTCGGTGCGGCCATCGGAATGGCCTTCGGCCGGGGGCGCCGCGTCGTGGTGGTGGCCGGTGACGGCTCATTCTTCATGCACGGCATGGAGATGCACACCGCCTGGCAGTACCGGCTGCCGATCACGTTCGTGCTGTTCAACAACAACGCACATGCCATGTGTGTGACGCGGGAGAAGTTGTACTACCGAGATATGTATAGCTACAACCGATTCCGGGCCAGCAATCTCGGTGCTGGGCTGGCGGCGATGTTCCCCGGGCTGCGTTCGGTCGACGTCGGCGAGCCCGGCCAGCTGCGTACCGCCTTGGGAACAGCCTTGGCTGACGACGGGCCCTCCGTCGTCAGCATCGAGTGTTCTGCCGACGAAATCCCGCCGTTCGCACCATTCCTGGCTGCGTTGCGGCACGCCACCCCGACCACAGAGGAGAGCACGACCCATGTTGCTGCCCGCGCTTGA